TTGAAAAGAAGAGGGAAGTTTTATGCAAAGGATTCAAAATTCTAAAATGTACTTTATATTTATTCACATATTTTTGTTGATCTTATTATGTACCTCAATGTATGCCTATTCTCCATGGATTCGTACTAAAGTGAAGGAAATTCTCGAGCCTGCGGACAAAATCTATACCATTGCTCATCGTGGCGCTTCGGGATATGCTCCTGAGAATACTATACCTGCATTCGAACTAGCCATTGATATGGATACCGATTATATCGAGTTAGACATTCAGTTAACTAAGGATCGTGTTCCTGTTGTTATTCACGATGAAACTATTAATCGTACGACAAATGGAACGGGGTATGTTAAGAATTATACTTTAGAGCAGCTTTCGAAATTAGACGCTGGCTCTTGGTTTAACGAACAATATCCCATGTTTGCTAGGGAACAATATGCTGGATTACGTATTCCGACGTTAGAAGAGGTATTTGAAAGGTTTGGAAAAGAAGTGGACTATATGATTGAGATTAAAGATCCTGCTTTGTATCCGAATATCGAAACCATATTAAACGAACAAATTGAAAAATATAATCTGTCTGATCATGTTTCCGTACATTCATTTAGTGAGGCGAGTTTACGTAAGCTTCATTCGATTAACCCAGAGATCCCGCTTTATCAAATTGTTTGGTATAATATTCCGGTTTACAAAGTACCAGAGTCTTTTATCAATCGGGTGAAAACTTATGCAGTTGGTATTAGCCCTAACTTTCAAAGAATAAATTCCTCCTATGTCGCACAGGTGAAAAATTCGGGTCTAAAGGTATTTCCATACACAGTGAATTATCAAGTGAATATGGACAAAGCCGTGGTTTGGGGCGTAGACGGGGTACATACCAACTTTCCTGACCGTTTTAATGAAGTGATTAAGAATAATAAGAAGTGAGGAAGTACGGAAACGGGAATTCAACTATCGGAAATTCATATGCCGAATACATCGATTTCAGAGACAGGATACCATGTTTTTGAATTTACGTCTTTAAAAAACACTTGAATAGTATAGGTGCCTTTTGTATTAAACGAATAAGTAAATTCGTTAGTTTTGAACCAAAAGTTTTCTTCACTTTTCTTAATTTGTTGATTATCGATAGTTTCTGTTTTATCTGCGGGATCAGTGATCGTAAGTTTTATATCTGAAATTTCTGTTTTTAAATGATCTACTTGTAATAAGGTTGAAAAGGCAAACCGTGAAGGGCTTTTTACCTTACCGAAAATCTCTCCATTGTTATCAAGCAATACCATGTTCACATTTGGCTTGTAGATTCGAACCGTTTTACTTGTTTCATCTAAAGCGATTAAAGCAAACAAATTTTTAGAGAGCTGTTCAACAGGTAAGAGGATGTCCCCCTCGGATATTACTGCTGCCTGTTTTTGCACCACATTATTGAAATATAATGAAACTTCTGATTGGTTCGATGCGGCATAAATCATTGTTCTCGGTAGAATCATTATGCAAAGTGCTAATATAGTCAGTTTAATTATTTTTCTCAATGAAATCTCCTCCTATATTTTTGTTATGTTAATTATACCCATAAGATGGAAGATAGTTTCTTTTATGCAATTAATAAAATAAAAAAAGGTCAGTAGAGGGGATTACCCTTTCCTGACCTTTTTGATGTTAAAATTAAGGAGCGATAGCAAGTAGAAGACTGCTTCCTTTGTTCACCCTAACTAGAACCCTCTCACACTGCTTGGGGGTACTTTTCTATGTTTTTTGAAAGTCCGGCTGAAATAGTAGATATCACTGAAGCCAGTTGTGGTAGCGATTTCAGAAATCGTTAACTGGGTATGCCTTAGCAAATAATCTGCACGGTCTAAACGGACAGCATTTATATATTCCGAAATCGTATGACCAGTTAATTCCTTGAAGAGACGACTGAAATGGAAGCGGCTTAGCCCTGTTAGAGCCGCAAGTTCGTCAACTTGAATGGGCTCCTGGTAATGGGTATCGATATAACGCAAAACAGGTGCGAAGCGTTCAACGGTTTGAATACGTCTTTCTTGCTCAGCCTGTGAGAGTACGGTGACGATATGTCTGCGCAATAGCAACGTTAGCAGGCGGTATAGCTCGGACTTCACGGCCAGCTCATATCCGAATTCGCGAAGTTCCAGTTCCCGAATAATCGCCAGCGCACAGTCTGTAATGTGCTGATCTCCCCGGATATGATTACGTAACAGCAGCTGGTTCTGCTGAATCGGGGCGATGAACTTGGTCTCGGCAGCGTCGCTTACCGCACTATGCAGCAAAGAAGTATCTGCAATGATCGCATAATACAATAAATCAGAAGAAGCGCTCACCCCATAATGCAGCTCGTTGCTGTTCACAGCAACTAAATCACCAGCCCGTACGTTGATCGGTGTTCGTCCGCATTCAAAAACAGCCTCACCGCTTTCGATAAACAGAAACTCAAGATGCTCATGCCAATGATGTGGGAACAACAAAACTCCCTCTTGGTTGAAGCGCTGGGTATGTACTTTAATCGGAAACTCGGGATCCGGCATGTCCATGGGTTCCTGTAGATGTTTATCATAGTCCAACATTTATTGACTGCACCTCCTATAGCACAATTGTACAAATGAAACCGCAAGGTTCTGCATGGTGTTTAGGGTTGAAATCATTATAATACGAATCATAACCTATGCAAAATAAAGGAGAGAGTATTTATGGATATGATCAAAATTGGCGTAATAGGAACCGGCTCTATCTCCAGCATGCACTTAAGTGCTTATCGGAATAATCCGCAGACAATCATATATGCGGTTTGTGACCTGAATGAAGAGCGTGCACGAGCTGTTGCTGCTGAGTATAACGTGGAGAACGTATACACGGATTATCGTGAATTGCTGGCTAATTCCGAAATAGATGCAGTCAGCATCTGCACATGGAACAACTCTCATGCTGAGATTAGCATCGCGGCACTTGAGGCAGGCAAACATGTACTTGTGGAAAAGCCCCTTTGCCGCACGGTGGAAGAAGCGCTTCAGGTTCAGCAGGCAGTGGAAAAGAGCGGTAAAATTTTGCAAGTAGGCTTTGTACGACGTTATGACTCTAATGCCCAGCTACTTCAGACATTGGTGGAACAAGGAGAATTCGGTGAAATCTACTATGCGAAGGCAACGACGTTCCGGAGACTTGGTAATCCCGGCGGCTGGTTCAGTGATATTGAACGCTCCGGCGGCGGACCATTAATTGATATCGGCGTCCATGTGATCGATCTATGCTGGTATTTGATGGGCCGTCCGAATCCAGTATCAGTAAGCGCCAATACTTACCGGAAGCTCGGCAATCGTTCCAATATCAAGAACCTTTCTTTCTATAAAGCCGCTGATTACGACGCAGCGAACAATACGGTGGAAGATTTAGCAAATGCACTAATTCGTTTTGAGAATGGAGCTTCGCTGATGGTTGATGTTAGCTTTACATTGCATGCCAAAGAAGACGAGCGCTCGGTCCGCCTGTACGGTGACAAGGGTGGGTTTGAAATTGATCCTGAGATAGTCCTCGTCAAAGAACAGTCGGATACGATCGTCAATATCTATCCGCAGACCGATCATAAGGGGTTTGAGTTCAACAGTGCATTCCAGAATGAGATTAATCACTTTGCGAACAACATCAGCAACGGCTCTACACCGATTAGTCCTGTGCAGGACGGCGTTACAATCATGAAGATTCTCGGCGCGATCTATGAATCCGCTGCCAAAGGCGAAGAGGTGAAACTATGAAGCTAGGAATCAGTACCTACAGTTTGCATTCAGCTTTTTCAACAGGTGAGCTTACGCTTGAAGGAGTCATTGAGACAATCGCCGATCTGGGCGCGGAGCATGCGGAGATTGTACCCTTGGGCATCAATTTGGTTGAGAATCCTGAGCTAATTGATCAGATTGTACGTACGGCAGCAGGTCGTGGACTAGAGTTGTCTAATTATGCTATCGGGGCGAATTTTGCCGGTCTGGAGACAGCGGAAAGACAGCGTGAAGTCGAACGGGTAAAGCGGGAAGTAGACGTCTGTGCGGCATTAGGCATTCAGCGGATGCGGCATGATGTAGCCTCGTCAAATGATCTATCAATTACGCACTTTTTGGAAGAGCTTCCACATTTAGCTGAAGCCTGTCGGGAAATTGCCGATTATGCCGCAGGTTTGGGAATAACGACCAGTGTGGAGAATCATGGATACTTTATTCAGCACAGCGATCGTGTACAGGCGTTGGTTCACGCAGTAGGAAGAGATAACTTCCGTACAACACTCGACATTGGTAACTTCCTGTGCGCTGATGAGAATCCGCTTATTGCTGTGACTAACAATATTAAGCTTGCTTCGATGGTACATTTCAAAGATTTCTATATTCGTCCGCAGGATCGCCAACCTGGAGAAGGCTGGTTCCAGTCTACTGGTGGGAACTGGTTGAGGGGTGCCATCGTTGGTCAAGGAGACATCGATATGCCGGGCGTCATTCGAACCGTTAAGGAAAGCGGTTACGACGGATATATCTCTGTAGAATTTGAGGGAATGGAAGAGTGCCGTAAGGGGACAAGACTTGGGCTCCAATACATCAAGCGGGTTTGGAACCAAAACTAATTCATTTTAAAGGAGGATTATTGCCATGGTTAAACCAATTATCACTAACAAAATCGGCGTTATCGTAGACAGTTTTCAGGTCGGAGTAAAAGAGGGGTTGCGCAAGGCAAAAGAAGCAGGGGCTGATGGAGTTCAGATTTATGCGGTACAAGGTGAATTTGATCCCGCTAACCTTTCTCCTTCAGCCCGCCGTGAATGGAAGGAATACATCGCTTCACTGGGTCTCGAAATCTCTGCCCTCGTTGGAGATTTAGGCGGACATGGATTTCAGGACCCTGCACAGAACCGTGCCAAAATCGAAAAGTCCAAACGCATTATGGAGCTGGCCAAGGAGCTAGGTACAGATATCGTAACTACACATATCGGTATTGTTCGCTCTGACCACACCAGTGAAATTTATGAAACCATGCACATCGCCTGTGAGGAACTAAGCAGATACGCGCATGAGATGAATTCTTACTTTGCGATTGAGACTGGGCCAGAACCCGCTGCGTGTCTGAAGACGTTCCTCGACGGTTTGGGTTCCAAAGGGGTTTCTGTTAATTTTGACCCGGCCAACATGGTGATGGTGACTGGTGATGATCCCGTGCAAGGTGTTCATACACTAAAAGACTACATTGTACACACCCATGCTAAAGATGGTCTCAAACTTGCCGATATCGATCCACGCGATGTTTACGGTCAATATGGTTATGAAGCACCCGCATTAGACCATGAGAAGATGGCTGAAATGGCCGAGACCGGCTCGGCGTTCCGTGAAGTTCCACTTGGAGCAGGTTCTGTCGACTGGAACAATTATCTGCAAGCGCTGAACGACATCGGTTATACAGGTTTCCTGACCATAGAACGGGAAGTTGGCACTAATCCAGAGGAAGATATCCGCCAGGCTGTGAATTTTTTAAAGGCTTTTCGGGTCTGAGCATGGTAGTAATAATGATTAAATAGTTCATCCAACCTTTGGGATAAAAGAGAAGCTGCCTTACAGGAGAACAGGCCTGTACGGTGGCTTTTTTTATTGCTACAAACAATTTTACATAGTTCAGGATAAGAATCTGATCCAATTGCTAATCTCATTTATTGCAACTTTATCCTCTATTTGGCGTTAAAGAAGAGAGAATACGAAGGGGGAGCCTATATGAAAAAGATAAATCTACTAGCCCTTTTAGCAGTCATTTCAGTAATCATTGTTGGATGTTTCAATACAGGGAATAAGGATAAAGTGAATGAAACCCTGATCGATCTGAGCTCTGTTAATTCCATAACAATCCAGAACGATAGCGGTGAATCCATGACCATAACGGACAATAATTTAATAGAACAATTCAATGAAGCCATACATACTGCTGAGTATGACAGCGCCAAGCTTGATATTGCAGCACCTGATTATGAAGCTACTGTTGAAATGAAGAATAATGAAAACGAAAAGTTCTCATTCTGGATTAAGGGCGAGAATAGTGGTCTTTTCACCAAATCAGGACAAAATGGACATTACAAGCTGCCGGAAACAAAAAAAGTAGTTTTACTTGACTTATTTCAACCCAATGAGCAACAAGTAGAAGCCGATAATCTAAAAATTGACGAGGAAATCAAGCGAATCACAATAGCGAAATCTCTAGCACATGGTTCAGTGAGTGCTAACATAAAGGCTGAATACATAGATCATGAAAGCATAGAAACTTTCGTCCGAGCCATCCGTACCGCTGTACAAATACCAGGAAATTTAAATACCGCAACGCCTAACTACGATATTGTTCTAATTTCAAATAATAATAAATATGCCTTTCATCTATGGATTAACGAAACAAGCGAGCAAGGCATGTTAATGAATGTGAACGAAACAAGCACAGGCTACACACTTACTAAGGAATCAACTATCGAGTTAAAAAAGCTTATATTCTTGGAAGCAAACTTTAAGGGGCTGGAGTTTAATGCAGTACGGAGCTCAAATGGAGAACTGGTGGCTAAACCAATTGGCATAACCGAAAATAACTATCTATTAAACGGTGGGGCAGTGGTTGAATTACAAGGAATCTTATATCATACCATTCATTTTTTCTATGGCGACCATAATGCAGTTAACGCTTTACTAGCCCATGATCCTGCTACGGATGAGGTGATGGTGAAATGGAGCGATGAGCTGATCGATACCGATAACCGTTGGAACAATGCATTTATGAACAACTATAATATGCTAATCAAGTTGGACGAGGATCATCTATTATTTCTGGAATCGGATCTGACGAAAGAAGCTGGGAAATATCATTTGTCCTCTTATAATGTTGTTACAGGAGATATTGAACGACTTCGGGAAGACTTTTGGCCGCTTTCTGATGATTCTGACTACATCTATAAATTCCAGTGGAATGCGGATGAACAAATATTATTTATGCAAAGTTACCTCGGCAATGTATGGTTGTTTGATCTGAGGAAAGGAAAGGACGATGTGCATCTTCTAAAATATCCGGTAATCCCTCACTCGACGACCGGTGCGCCATCCCTGTTTCTTTCACCAACCTTTAAGAGATTTGTACATGATGATGAGAGCGGCCAATTAACCTTTTACGATAATAAAGGAGCTTCGCTACGCACTGTAGCTTTACCACAAGAGCAATATGTACCTTCTGAGAAAATAAAGTGGAACCCGGCGGGCACGATTGCCTGGATGGATACAGCAGAGATGAACCAAAACCGAATCCATGATATCGATATCGATTATTTGAAAATCGCTCCCCAAAAAATTGATTTTTATAATCAGGATGGGCTTCCCATCGGCTCCATTAAGACTGAAAGCGACCAAGAAGATGCAGCGGTTGAAGTTGTAGGATGGATGGACGCTAATGTAGCTGTGATAAAATCCTATTCCGTAGAACTTTTGTACAAGGATACTATAGGGCTGAAGGTTAAGAATGTTTCTTATTATCTCTATGATGTAAAGAAGAAGCAGAAGGGGGCTAGCTTTTCGTCCATCCCCGCCAAAGCAACTGTAATTTTAGATCATCGCCTGGATGATGCTGATAATGAAGGCAATATCACTGTGAGTTTTAAAGAAATTACCTATAAAAAAGGAAATTAAATGAGCCTCGGAAGTTCGCCGCAATGATCACATAAGATCATTGGGAAGCTTCCCGAGGCTTCTTTTTTTAATTTCAAGACAACGGTTAAGAAGACGTTATATTCATCGAGTAAGTCTGTCTCGAATTTTATATTTATCCTGCTGTTGTACGGACTGAGGTTAGTAGGTCTAGTTGGAAACCCTGTACCAGGGTTTCCCCGTTCATAAGATCGGTCTCATACGCCCGTTTGAAGCCTAAGCGATAGTAGAGCTTGATTGCTGAAGCCATCATTTCTGAGGTATGCAGATTTAAAGTGGTGGCTCCTAACTCACGAGATCTCCTAGCAGCTTCGTGAATTAGATGGGTTGCAACACCGAGGCCGCGAGCGGATGGGGATACGGCAAGCAGGCGTAGGATAGGGGAGTGAATGCCTAACTCTGGTTTACCGTAAGCCGTTTCCGAGGAGCTAAACAAGAGTGCGCTACCAATGATTTTCTTGTCGATTTCAGCGATGATCCGCATAATCGGGGCATCGCCATGGACAGATTCAAGAAGTGATTTCCGGTACGCTAGCCACAACGGCTCGGGCATAATTTCCGAGTATTGGTGGTAAGCGTCCAGTATCACTTCAGCGATGGCATCACGGTCATTATTCTCAGCTTCACGGATAATAATCTTTTGTGACATAATCTCGCGATCCCCTTTCAGTTAATGTATAGTTCATACGAATGAAGTCATTATAAACGATAATTCCGAGTTATATAAGGGGTATTTTATTATTTTGATAAATGAATAGAAAAGCTCTATATGAAATAAACATAACAGTCGATTATAAAGGGATTCACTATAGCTTCTGTAGTTTCGAATTTTAAATTATTAATCATTTATGAATGAAATTTTGTGGAAATCCGATTATTTTACACGGAATTTAAGTTGACAAAAAATAGGGGGGTGCATAAGATATAAACAAAATCTATAGGAAAGCATCATTCTATTTCATTGTTTTTTCATCGGAATAGTAAAATTAATATTAGTTTAGGGGGAGTAGGGATGAACATTGAAAATATTGAGGCTTTTGTCTACATTAACCATTATGGAAGCTTCAATAAAGCGGCCGAAGTCCTATATATCTCTCAGCCGACAGTTACGGCACGGATTCAATCGCTCGAAAGGGAATTGGATTGCAGAGTGTTTGATCGGTTAGGTAAGCAGATTAGCCTAACGGATAAAGGTAAGCAATTTCTTCCCTATGCCCAGCAGATTCTCCAGATCTATCAGAACGGTAAATATCAGGTTCAGGCCAAGGGGCTTATTCCAAATGAACTGAGGATCGGCAGTACTGTCTCGGTATCCAATTATTTAATGCCGCATCTGATGCTTCATTTGAAGCGCAGGTATCCGCATATCACGATCAAGCTGACGACAGCTTCTACGGAAGTATTGATTGATAAGCTGAAATCGAAAGAGCTAGATCTGGCTTTTATCCGTAAGGTCGTAAATCCAGCCATTCAAGCCTTTCCTTTCTGCGAAGACCCCATTTCGCTGTATGTAGAGAAGGGGCATCGCTTAGCTAAGGCACAACGTACATCGCTGGAAGATATTCGCCAGGAGACGTTAGTCTTTTTTGAATGCGGGTCTTTGGATTGGATGCGACTGCATCGTGTATTTGAGAGCATGGAACAGCCACCGAAAATTGAATATCAGGTGGATAACCTGGAGACAGCCAAGAAGCTGGTGTTGAAAAAAGCAGGTATCTGTTTCCTTCCGGCACTTAGTGTGCAAGAGGAAGTAGCAGCTGGGACGTTAGTACGGGTAGATATTGCGGAGACGGAAGGCATCTCCTTACGTACCAGCCTGATTTCACTAAATGGGGAGAACGCTGAATTCATAGAAACTCTACTTGAACTCGGGATTGGTAAAACGGGAGATCGACTAATTGTATAGATGTATTAAAAAACTCTATTAGCGCATGGACACATGCAGTGATAAAGTTAATTGCATATAATGACGACTATTTCTATAGGAATTATAAATTTAATTTCGGAAGGATGGAGGGCTTGCGATGAGTGAGACATACAGACTGGCAGAACTGCAAGATGCGGAGATTTTGCTTGAGGTTACATATCGTGCGTATGAGCTGATTCGTGAGCTCGGGCTGCATTGGCCGGCGGCTACAGCTGACTTGGCACTTATTGAAGACAATATTGCTACGAATGAGTGTTATGTGCTTGAAGTTGATGGAACGATAGTTGCGACGATAACACTTTCAAAAGAAGAAGAGATTAAGAAGATTAGCCCACTGCCTTTTATTAAATGGTTTGCTGCTCATCCGGATTACAGTAACAGAGGTTATGGTGGAAAGCTTCTAGATTGGGTGGAAGAGCACATTATTGCTGGACAATTGGGTTCGGCTGCGGTCACGCTGGCAACGGCGAAGATGCACCCATGGTTAGTTCAAATGTATGAACGCCGGGGGTATGAACGGTTTCTGGAACTGGATCAGCAGAATGGTGACGGCATTATGTTTCTGATGAAAAAAACACTTATAGATAAACCACAAATCATTCAAAGGGGATAGAACAATGAAAAAGTCCATTTCATTAGTAATTGCATCGTTATTGACACTGGCGATAGCAGGTTGCGGAAATAACAGCACGAACAGTAGTCAGAATGGAAATGCAGCCGAAGCTTCGGCAACGGCAAATAGTTCGACAAAGGTAACTAAGATCATCGTAGGTACGGGTACTGCTTTTCCGAAGGTCTGCTTCATAGATGAGAACGGCAAGCTTACAGGCTTCGATGTGGAACTGCTCAAAGAAATCGATAAGCAGCTGCCTGAATATGAATTCGAGTTTCAAACCATGGATTTCAGCAATTTACTGCTGAGTTTGGAAACTAAAAAAATCGACCTGGTTGCCCATGTCATGGAGAAAAATCCGGAGCGGGAGTTGAAATATTCTTTTAACAAAGAAGCCTATGCCCATTGGAGAAACCGCATCGTAGTGGCGAAGGATAATGACTCGATCCAATCACTGGATGATCTTAAAGGGAAAAAGGTATTAGTCGGTGCGACAAGCGCACAAGCGCAAATTCTGGAGAACTACAATAAAGAGCACGACAATGCGATTAATATCGTGTATCAGAACGGTGCAGCGAATGATACCGTCGCACAGATTAGTACTGGGCGTGTGGACGCTACGCTGGCTGCAGATTTTGTCCTGCCGATCATTGATCCGCAGAGTCAGCTAAAAGCTACGGGCGACGAGCTGTCCTCCGCGGACATTCTCTATGTTTTCCGTAAGGATGATGCCGATTCACAAAAGCTGTCAGATGCGATTGACAGTGCGATTAAAGAGCTGAAGACGGACGGAACACTGGGTAAGCTGAGCACGGAATGGCTGGGTGCGGATGTTACAGCGGATTCGGTTAAATGATTGAGCCGGTGAGCACGGGAAGGGAGGGAATATATGGGCGCACAGTTTGATATCAGTTTTGTATTTTCGTTTTTGCCTAAGTTACTAGGGACTTTAAGCACCACGCTTCTGATTGTCGCCTGTTCTCTACTGACAGGAATTATTGTCGGCTTTCTCGTAGCTCTGCCAAGACTTTATAAAGTGCCTGTGTTAAAGACCCTCTCCGAAATCTATATTTCTTTTTTTCGGGGAACTCCGATTCTTATCCAGCTCTTCTTGTTTTATTATGGTCTGCCTGAAATCATGAAGCTGGTCCATGTGGATATGACCCGAACTCCAGTACTTGTCTTTGTTATTCTAACCTACGGTCTGCATACGGGAGCATACATGTCTGAAATGATTAGGGCTTCAGTGATGGCGGTGGATAAGGGGCAGGTGGAGGCTGCATACGCTGCAGGGATGACGGGGTTTCAAGCTTTTACACGAATCGTGCTGCCCCAAGCGCTAGGTATAGCAGTTCCTGTATTCTCTAATCTAGTAATTGCACTACTGAAAGATACATCATTAGCTTTTACCCTCGGGGTGATGGAAATGTCAGGTAAGGCTCAGACG
This genomic stretch from Paenibacillus sp. FSL H7-0737 harbors:
- a CDS encoding glycerophosphodiester phosphodiesterase yields the protein MQRIQNSKMYFIFIHIFLLILLCTSMYAYSPWIRTKVKEILEPADKIYTIAHRGASGYAPENTIPAFELAIDMDTDYIELDIQLTKDRVPVVIHDETINRTTNGTGYVKNYTLEQLSKLDAGSWFNEQYPMFAREQYAGLRIPTLEEVFERFGKEVDYMIEIKDPALYPNIETILNEQIEKYNLSDHVSVHSFSEASLRKLHSINPEIPLYQIVWYNIPVYKVPESFINRVKTYAVGISPNFQRINSSYVAQVKNSGLKVFPYTVNYQVNMDKAVVWGVDGVHTNFPDRFNEVIKNNKK
- a CDS encoding helix-turn-helix domain-containing protein — translated: MLDYDKHLQEPMDMPDPEFPIKVHTQRFNQEGVLLFPHHWHEHLEFLFIESGEAVFECGRTPINVRAGDLVAVNSNELHYGVSASSDLLYYAIIADTSLLHSAVSDAAETKFIAPIQQNQLLLRNHIRGDQHITDCALAIIRELELREFGYELAVKSELYRLLTLLLRRHIVTVLSQAEQERRIQTVERFAPVLRYIDTHYQEPIQVDELAALTGLSRFHFSRLFKELTGHTISEYINAVRLDRADYLLRHTQLTISEIATTTGFSDIYYFSRTFKKHRKVPPSSVRGF
- a CDS encoding Gfo/Idh/MocA family protein, producing MDMIKIGVIGTGSISSMHLSAYRNNPQTIIYAVCDLNEERARAVAAEYNVENVYTDYRELLANSEIDAVSICTWNNSHAEISIAALEAGKHVLVEKPLCRTVEEALQVQQAVEKSGKILQVGFVRRYDSNAQLLQTLVEQGEFGEIYYAKATTFRRLGNPGGWFSDIERSGGGPLIDIGVHVIDLCWYLMGRPNPVSVSANTYRKLGNRSNIKNLSFYKAADYDAANNTVEDLANALIRFENGASLMVDVSFTLHAKEDERSVRLYGDKGGFEIDPEIVLVKEQSDTIVNIYPQTDHKGFEFNSAFQNEINHFANNISNGSTPISPVQDGVTIMKILGAIYESAAKGEEVKL
- a CDS encoding sugar phosphate isomerase/epimerase family protein, which gives rise to MKLGISTYSLHSAFSTGELTLEGVIETIADLGAEHAEIVPLGINLVENPELIDQIVRTAAGRGLELSNYAIGANFAGLETAERQREVERVKREVDVCAALGIQRMRHDVASSNDLSITHFLEELPHLAEACREIADYAAGLGITTSVENHGYFIQHSDRVQALVHAVGRDNFRTTLDIGNFLCADENPLIAVTNNIKLASMVHFKDFYIRPQDRQPGEGWFQSTGGNWLRGAIVGQGDIDMPGVIRTVKESGYDGYISVEFEGMEECRKGTRLGLQYIKRVWNQN
- a CDS encoding sugar phosphate isomerase/epimerase family protein, producing the protein MVKPIITNKIGVIVDSFQVGVKEGLRKAKEAGADGVQIYAVQGEFDPANLSPSARREWKEYIASLGLEISALVGDLGGHGFQDPAQNRAKIEKSKRIMELAKELGTDIVTTHIGIVRSDHTSEIYETMHIACEELSRYAHEMNSYFAIETGPEPAACLKTFLDGLGSKGVSVNFDPANMVMVTGDDPVQGVHTLKDYIVHTHAKDGLKLADIDPRDVYGQYGYEAPALDHEKMAEMAETGSAFREVPLGAGSVDWNNYLQALNDIGYTGFLTIEREVGTNPEEDIRQAVNFLKAFRV
- a CDS encoding GNAT family N-acetyltransferase; translation: MSQKIIIREAENNDRDAIAEVILDAYHQYSEIMPEPLWLAYRKSLLESVHGDAPIMRIIAEIDKKIIGSALLFSSSETAYGKPELGIHSPILRLLAVSPSARGLGVATHLIHEAARRSRELGATTLNLHTSEMMASAIKLYYRLGFKRAYETDLMNGETLVQGFQLDLLTSVRTTAG
- a CDS encoding LysR family transcriptional regulator, producing MNIENIEAFVYINHYGSFNKAAEVLYISQPTVTARIQSLERELDCRVFDRLGKQISLTDKGKQFLPYAQQILQIYQNGKYQVQAKGLIPNELRIGSTVSVSNYLMPHLMLHLKRRYPHITIKLTTASTEVLIDKLKSKELDLAFIRKVVNPAIQAFPFCEDPISLYVEKGHRLAKAQRTSLEDIRQETLVFFECGSLDWMRLHRVFESMEQPPKIEYQVDNLETAKKLVLKKAGICFLPALSVQEEVAAGTLVRVDIAETEGISLRTSLISLNGENAEFIETLLELGIGKTGDRLIV
- a CDS encoding GNAT family N-acetyltransferase → MSETYRLAELQDAEILLEVTYRAYELIRELGLHWPAATADLALIEDNIATNECYVLEVDGTIVATITLSKEEEIKKISPLPFIKWFAAHPDYSNRGYGGKLLDWVEEHIIAGQLGSAAVTLATAKMHPWLVQMYERRGYERFLELDQQNGDGIMFLMKKTLIDKPQIIQRG
- a CDS encoding transporter substrate-binding domain-containing protein gives rise to the protein MKKSISLVIASLLTLAIAGCGNNSTNSSQNGNAAEASATANSSTKVTKIIVGTGTAFPKVCFIDENGKLTGFDVELLKEIDKQLPEYEFEFQTMDFSNLLLSLETKKIDLVAHVMEKNPERELKYSFNKEAYAHWRNRIVVAKDNDSIQSLDDLKGKKVLVGATSAQAQILENYNKEHDNAINIVYQNGAANDTVAQISTGRVDATLAADFVLPIIDPQSQLKATGDELSSADILYVFRKDDADSQKLSDAIDSAIKELKTDGTLGKLSTEWLGADVTADSVK
- a CDS encoding amino acid ABC transporter permease, giving the protein MGAQFDISFVFSFLPKLLGTLSTTLLIVACSLLTGIIVGFLVALPRLYKVPVLKTLSEIYISFFRGTPILIQLFLFYYGLPEIMKLVHVDMTRTPVLVFVILTYGLHTGAYMSEMIRASVMAVDKGQVEAAYAAGMTGFQAFTRIVLPQALGIAVPVFSNLVIALLKDTSLAFTLGVMEMSGKAQTLGSLTQHFIETYIALALIYLVISFTIEKLLLVAEHHLLRHERRNTPEKKLFKINKSWSYRRIIAELGPGKGGTGL